The following proteins are co-located in the Mycolicibacterium goodii genome:
- a CDS encoding GNAT family N-acetyltransferase, which translates to MTVSLRRSWAKDLDVPTLYELLKLRVEVFVVEQATPYPELDGRDLLAETRHFWLEGPDGEVISTLRLMEEYPGGEKVFRIGRVCTKRSARGQGHVARLMQAALAEVGDYPCHINAQTYLEEMYGKHGFVRDGDEFLDDGIPHIPMVRPGTRPEVEQP; encoded by the coding sequence ATGACGGTGTCATTGCGCCGCAGCTGGGCCAAGGATCTTGATGTGCCAACGCTTTACGAGTTGCTCAAGCTTCGGGTCGAAGTGTTCGTCGTCGAACAGGCGACGCCGTATCCGGAGCTCGACGGCCGCGACCTGCTGGCCGAGACCCGTCACTTCTGGCTCGAGGGGCCCGACGGCGAGGTGATCTCGACGCTGCGCCTGATGGAGGAGTATCCGGGCGGCGAGAAGGTGTTCCGCATCGGCCGGGTGTGCACCAAACGCAGTGCACGCGGCCAGGGGCACGTCGCCCGGCTGATGCAGGCCGCGCTCGCCGAGGTGGGGGACTACCCGTGCCACATCAACGCCCAGACCTACCTGGAGGAGATGTACGGAAAGCACGGCTTCGTGCGGGACGGTGACGAGTTCCTCGACGACGGCATCCCGCACATTCCGATGGTGCGCCCGGGAACCCGTCCCGAAGTCGAGCAGCCGTGA